The following is a genomic window from Actinomadura sp. WMMB 499.
AGGTCGGTGTCCAGGCCCGTATCGGTGATCAGGACGTCCATGTCGGAGACGTCGCCGAACCGCACCAGATGGTCGTGCCCGATCTTGGTGCGGTCGGCGAGCAGGATCCGCCGCCGCGACGAGGCGAGCATCGCCCGCTTCACCGCGGCCTCGGCCTGGTCGGACGTGGTCAGGCCGCGCTCCACCGAGCAGCCGTTCGTCGCCATGAACGCCACGTCCACCCAGAGGTCCGCGAGGGGCCGCAGCACCCAGTCGTCCACCGTGGCCAGGGTCCGGCCGCGCACCCGCCCGCCCAGGATGATCACCGTCAGGTTGGGGCGGGCGGCGAGCACGGCGGCGTGCGGCGGCGAGTTGACGATGACGGTCAGCTCGCGGTCGGTCGGCAGCAGCTGGACGAACCGGGCCGTCGTCGTCCCGGCGTCCACGATGATCGACCCCTCGGCGGGCAGCTCGGCCAGCGCGGCCTTCGCGATCCGCTGCTTCTCGTCGGTCATCACCGCGTCCCGCGCGGCCAGCTCCGGCTCGAAGCCGAGGCGCTCGACCGGCATCGCGCCGCCGTGCACCCGCCGGATCGTCCCGGCCCGCTCCAGGACGGTCAGGTCGCGGCGGATCGTCTCGGTCGTCACCGAGAACTCCTCGGCGAGCGCGACGACGTCCACCCGGCCCTTCGAGCGGGCCAGGGCAAGGATCGCCTGCTGTCGTTCCTCGGCGTACATGACCGTCATTGTCCCCGACGTCCGGCGCGGCGCGGCCGGGTCAGGGGGCCGCGCCCGCCGCGGCGCCGGGGTCCGCGTCCGGGGCGGTGTCCGGTTCGGCGTCCAGGTCGCGGGCGAGGAGCGCGGCCAGCTCGTCCAGGACGGCGTCGGCGCCCTCGCCCTCCGCCGAGAGGATCACCTCCGCACCCGGACCGGCGCCGAGCGACAGCACACCCAGCAGCCCGCCGGCCGGAACCGGGGCGCGGTCCCCGACCCGGATGAACACCGGGACGGGCCGCCGCGCCGCCTCCTGCACGAAGATCTTGGCCGGGCGGGCGTGCAGGCCCTGCGCCGAGCCGAGGACAACGGTCCGTTCGGGCATCGCCGTACCTTCCTTCCGGTGGGGTCTCGCTGCCGGCGGGTTCGCCGTCAGGGCTCGATGGTCACCTTGATGGCGGCGCCGCGGGTGACGAGGTCGAGCGCGCCGTGCAGGTCGTCCAGGGGCAGCCGGTGCGTGATCAGATCGTCGACCGGGACGGCCCCGGACCCGATCAGCTCCAGCGCGCGGGCGTTGTGGGCGGGGCTGGAGCCGTTGGCGCCGACCAGGCTCAGCTCCCGGTAGTGCACCCGGTTGGCGTCCACGGAGATGACCGGCGCGTCCTTCGGCAGCCCGCCGAACAGGCTGACCCGCCCGCCGGGCGCCATCAGCCGCTGTGCCGTCTCCTGCGCCGCGCCGGACGCCGCCGCGGTGATCGCCACGTCGGCGCCGCGCCCGTCCGTCCGCGCCAGGATCTCGGCGACGGCGTCGGACGCGCCCGCGTCGATCGCCGCGTCCGGCTTGACCACCGCCGCCGCACGTTCCAGCCGCTCGGCGTTGAGCTCGACGAGGAACACCCGGCGGGCGCCGCGCGCCCGCGCCACCCGCACGTGCAGGCACCCCACGGGCCCGGAGCCGAACACCACCACGTCGTCGCCCTCGCCGACCCGCGCCAGTTCCTGCCCGTTGAGGACGCACGCGAGCGGCTCGGCGACCGACGCCTCGGCGAACGACACGCCGTCCGGGATCCGGTTCACCCCGTCCACCGCGAGCACCTTCGCGGGGACGATCATGTACTGGGCGAACGCGCCGTCGTAGTGGTAGCCCATCGACTCCTGCGCGGCGCACACCGTCATCCGGCCGCGCCGGCACTCGGCGCATTCTCCGCACGGGATCGCGGCGATGACCTGGACGCGGTCGCCCGGCGCCCAGCCGTCGGTCCCCGGGCCCGCCGCGGCGACCTCGCCGGCGATCTCGTGCCCCATCACCCGCGGCGGGACGATGTGGTGGTGCCCGAACCTGGAGATCTTCACGTCCGTCCCGCAGGCGGAGCAGTTGCGCACGCGGATCTTCAGCTCGCCGGGGCCGGGCTCCGGCTCGGGCGCGTCCTCCAGGCGGATGTCTCCGGGGGCGTGGAAACGGGCTACCTTCATCCGGTCGGTTCCTGTTCTTCGAGTCGGTCGTCTCGGTCGTGTTCTCGGTCGCTGTCCCGGTCGTCGTCCTCGTCGGTCTCGCCCGCGCCCCCAGGATCCAGCAGGCGCAGGACGTCCGCGGGCGTGGCGGCCTCGCGGAGCGCGCGGGCCCGGTCGGGGTCGAGCAGCACCTGGGCGAGTTCGGCGAGGATCCCGATGTGCCCGTCCCCGCGCGCGGCGATGGCGATGCACACGGTGACGCGCGGGCCGTCCCAGTCGACGCCGTCCGGGAACCGGACGACGGCGAGCGCGTCGCGGCGGACCAGGTCCCGGCCCGCCGCCGTGCCGTGCGGGATCGCCACGCCCTCCCCGAGGTGGGTGGAGATCGAGCGCTCCCGCTCGAGCATCGCCTCGACGTAGCCGGGCTCGACCGCGCCGGCCTCCACGAGCATCCGCCCGCAGAGGCGGACGGCCTCGTCGCGGCCGGCGGCCCGCGCGTCCAGCCGGATCGCGGCCGGGTCCAGCAGCCGCGCCGCCGCGCGCGCGGCGGGATCAGCCACCGACCTCACCGCCGTC
Proteins encoded in this region:
- a CDS encoding DeoR/GlpR family DNA-binding transcription regulator, which codes for MYAEERQQAILALARSKGRVDVVALAEEFSVTTETIRRDLTVLERAGTIRRVHGGAMPVERLGFEPELAARDAVMTDEKQRIAKAALAELPAEGSIIVDAGTTTARFVQLLPTDRELTVIVNSPPHAAVLAARPNLTVIILGGRVRGRTLATVDDWVLRPLADLWVDVAFMATNGCSVERGLTTSDQAEAAVKRAMLASSRRRILLADRTKIGHDHLVRFGDVSDMDVLITDTGLDTDLAADLAAAGPEIVRA
- a CDS encoding HPr family phosphocarrier protein — its product is MPERTVVLGSAQGLHARPAKIFVQEAARRPVPVFIRVGDRAPVPAGGLLGVLSLGAGPGAEVILSAEGEGADAVLDELAALLARDLDAEPDTAPDADPGAAAGAAP
- a CDS encoding zinc-dependent dehydrogenase; protein product: MKVARFHAPGDIRLEDAPEPEPGPGELKIRVRNCSACGTDVKISRFGHHHIVPPRVMGHEIAGEVAAAGPGTDGWAPGDRVQVIAAIPCGECAECRRGRMTVCAAQESMGYHYDGAFAQYMIVPAKVLAVDGVNRIPDGVSFAEASVAEPLACVLNGQELARVGEGDDVVVFGSGPVGCLHVRVARARGARRVFLVELNAERLERAAAVVKPDAAIDAGASDAVAEILARTDGRGADVAITAAASGAAQETAQRLMAPGGRVSLFGGLPKDAPVISVDANRVHYRELSLVGANGSSPAHNARALELIGSGAVPVDDLITHRLPLDDLHGALDLVTRGAAIKVTIEP
- a CDS encoding PTS sugar transporter subunit IIA; its protein translation is MADPAARAAARLLDPAAIRLDARAAGRDEAVRLCGRMLVEAGAVEPGYVEAMLERERSISTHLGEGVAIPHGTAAGRDLVRRDALAVVRFPDGVDWDGPRVTVCIAIAARGDGHIGILAELAQVLLDPDRARALREAATPADVLRLLDPGGAGETDEDDDRDSDREHDRDDRLEEQEPTG